GCTGCTGGTGATGACATTAGCCAGATCCAGAATATTCGCGGTACTGCGGTTATCCGTAAAGAGCCGTTAGATGGATGGCGCGGCAGTGATTCAACGGCTATCGATAAAGTGGGCAAAATTGACCCAATTCCAAACCCATATGGTGCCGATGATGTTGGCTGTAGCAAATCTGAATTTGCTAAAGCTGGCATAGATTTAAAAGCCGAAGAAGCCAAACCAATCGTGGTTCAACCGCCTAAATTAAAACCATGGGAAAAAGCGTATGTAAAGCTGCCCGCTTTTGAGCAAGTCAGCGTGAATAAACCGCTTTATGCTCACGCTTCACGTATTTTGCACCAAGAAACCAACCCGGGCTGTGCTCGTGCGTTATATCAGCGTCATGGCGACCGTTATGTATGGGTGAACCCACCTGCGTTTCCTTTAGAAACGGAAGAAATGGATATGGTGTTTGGTTTACCATACCAGCGAGTGCCTCACCCTAAATATGGCAATGAAAAGATCCCTGCATACGACATGATCAAAACTTCGGTAAACATCATGCGTGGGTGTTTTGGTGGTTGTAGTTTCTGCTCTATTACAGAGCATGAAGGACGCATTATTCAGAGCCGTTCAGAAGAATCAATCTTAGATGAAATTGAACAAATTCGTGACAAAGTGCCGGGTTTTACTGGCGTTATCTCGGACCTTGGTGGTCCAACAGCTAATATGTACAAGCTGCGTTGTAAGAGCAAAAAGGCCGAGAGTACCTGTCGACGTTTATCGTGTGTGTTCCCTGATATCTGTAAGCATATGGATACCGATCATACGCCAACGATTAATTTGTATCGTAAAGCGCGTGATGTGAAGGGCATTAAGAAAATCCTTATTGCATCCGGTGTGCGTTACGACTTAGCGATTGAAGATCCTCGCTATGTAAAAGAGTTGGTATCACACCACGTTGGCGGCTATTTGAAAATTGCGCCTGAACATACCGAGTCGGGTCCACTTTCAAAAATGATGAAACCGGGAATGGGGGCATATGACAAGTTCAAAGAGCTATTTGATAAGTACTCCAAAGAAGCGGGTAAAAAGCAGTATTTGATCCCGTACTTTATCTCGGCCCATCCAGGTACGACCGACGAAGATATGGTGAACATGGCGCTATGGCTAAAAGCCCACGACTTTAAACTCGACCAAGTGCAAAACTTCTATCCCTCTCCAATGGCAAATGCGACGACGATTTACCATACAGAGATGAACTCGCTGCGTAATATAAAGAACAACAAAGAAGTGGTAAGTGTGCCGAAAGGGGCTAGGCAACGCCGCTTACACAAAGCCATCTTGCGCTACCATGATCCTGCGGGGTGGCCGATGATCCGTGAAGCGCTTCGAAACATGGGTAAAGCGAATCTAATTGGTGGTGGACCAAATTGTTTGGTGCCAGACGAAACCAGACAAGAAAAAGCACAGCGTGGCAAAAAAGGCACAGGTCATGGGCAACAAGCTCGTAAGGGCGGCAAACCTGCACTGACACGTCATACTGGGTTTAGTCAGTTTAAAAAGGCCAATACCAAACCGAGAGTTGGGGCGAATAAGCAAAGAGCCAACAAGCCTAAATAATAGGTATAATAAAAATCAAAAAGCTGTCGCAAGACAGCTTTTTTGTAACTATGAGAATAGATTGGCGCGACTTATTTAAATGTAGCCAGCAATTGCAGTAAGTTTTGAATTTTAAATACCACGGCTTTTAATTTCTCTTCGTCTAAATTTTCCATTTTGCTGAGTGCTTCAACATCTGCGGCTGTATCTAGCACATAAGGCTTGAAGCGTTTTGCTTCAAAATCAAAGCCCGCATTTTTATCGAATAATGCAGTGAATTTTCCATGCCCTTGTTGCTGTAATTCATCTAATTTTTTATCAGCATCAAGTGCCTGACGGTAAACGACTTTTAGATTTTCATTGAGTTTTTCAATAACAGCTTGCATGTTTTTCCTAAAGTTGTCGGTAAATCGGCCGATAGTGTACGAGGATTCAACTAAAAAGTCAGGTATATGCTTATGAATATTTCCGGAAGTAACCTACCTGCTATGTCTGGTGCGGGCGAGAGTGGCGAAGTATACAGCGCTAAACTTGCCAAGTCGCAACAACAAGCAGATGGTAAAGCTGCACTTGCTTTGATTGAAGCCGCAGGGTCGAGCGCTGCTGCGCAAAGTCCTGCAAAATCAACCACAGCAACTTTAGGCAATAATATTAACGTGTACGTTTAATCGTACTTTTTGATATTAGCGCAGCTGTAAATCAATCGGTGTCTTACTTGTTTTGCCGCCGATTTCTCTTACTAACTTGGGTACCAAAAAGCCAGGTAGCTCAGCTAGCATACCCGCCATCAAAGTAAGCGCTGCTTCTTCAGACATATCAAAATGACTGGCACCTTCAACTTTGTCTAGTAAGTGTAGGTAATAAGGCAGAATATCCGCCTCAAATAGTCGTTCGCTCAGAGCCACTTGCGCTTCTACAGTGTCATTTATCCCTTTTAGCAAGACAGCTTGATTAAGTAGCGTGACATTCGCTTGTTTAAGCATTTGCATAGCGCGTTCAAAGTCATCGTCAATTTCGTTGCCGTGATTAATATGATTCACAAAGATGATTTTTAGTGGGCTCGCTTTAAAGCGCTCGCATAACTCAGGCGTAATACGTGCAGGGATCACCACAGGCAAGCGACTATGAATACGCAGGCGTTTGATTTGTGGTAGTTGCTCTAATTGTTCTAAAAACCAGCTAATGGCGTTGTCTTTGGCCATTAAAGGATCGCCGCCACTTAAAATGACTTCATTCACTTGCGTGTGATTTTTTAAGTACTCAATGACTTCAAGTAAAGCCTGCTTATTTACCTGGTTATCTTGATACGGGAAGTGACGCCTAAAGCAGTATCGACAGTTCACCGCGCAGCCAGTTTTAAACATCACTAGCACGCGAGAGCGATATTTATGCAATAAGCCCGGTATGGCACTTTGTTGTTCTTCTAAAGGATCTTTGTTGTAGCCGATTTGAGTAATAAATTCTTGGTGCTGAGGTAGCACCTGAAGTAATAATGGGTCATTGGGATCGCCAAAACGCATCTTCTTTATAAAAGGCAGCGGTACACGCATCGGGAATAAACGACGCGCTTCTAGGTCTTTTTCACTGAAATGACTGTTGATGCCAAGCATTTTTACTAACGTTTTTGGGCAAGTGACCACATTTGCCAATTCTTTTTGCCAGTTACTATGCAAATTTACTTCATTTGTTTGTATCATTAGCAGGTTTATTACTCGATAAAAGAAGATTAGAGGATACCGATGGCGAATTATAGCACCAACGAGTTCAAGGGCGGCCTAAAAATTATGATCGATGGCGAGCCGTGCACCATCTTAGAAAATGAAATGGTTAAGCCGGGTAAAGGCCAAGCGTTCAACCGCGTTAAGATCCGTAAACTGATCTCAGGTAAAGTACTTGAGAAGACTTTCAAGTCTGGTGATTCAGTAGAAGGTGCTGACGTAATGGAAACTGAGCTAGCTTACCTATACACAGACGGTGAGTTCTGGCATTTCATGAACAACGACACATTTGAGCAGATCGCGGCTGACGAAAAAGCAATGGGCGATAACGTAAAGTGGTTAGTTGAAAACGACGTATGTACAATTACACTTTGGAACGGTAACCCAATCGCAGTAACACCACCAAACTTCGTAGAGCTAGAGATCACTGATACTGATCCAGGTCTTAAAGGTGACACAGCGGGTACTGGTGGTAAGCCTGCAACACTCACTACAGGTGCTGTAGTACGTGTGCCACTATTCGTTCAAATCGGCGAAGTAGTGAAAGTAGATACGCGTAGCGGTGAATACGTAGGTCGTGTGAAGTAACTTTGAGTTATTTCTGAGACCAAAAAATCCCAGCTTATGCTGGGATTTTTTATGGTTAAAATGAATTTTTGAAAGAGTTAGATAGTATGTCTGAAATTAACTGGGCACCGAGTGCGGATATTCAAACACTCAAACAGCGTGCGGTAATTATTGCGAAAATTCGTCAGTTTTTTGCCGAGCGTGATGTGATGGAAGTAGAAACGCCAAGCTTATCAGCTGCCAGTGTGACAGATGTTCATCTAGCGACTTTTGCGACTGAGTTTGTGGGCCCAGGCAATGCCGAAGGTTTGCCTTTATACATGCAAACCTCTCCTGAGTTTGCCATGAAGCGCTTACTTGCCGCTGGCAGTGGCGCCATTTATCAATTAGCCAAAGCATTTCGTAACGAAGAATCGGGTCGTCATCACAATCCTGAATTTACTATGTTGGAATGGTATCGTCCTGGATTTGATGAATTTGATCTAATGAACGAGATTGATGAGTTGATGCAGTTGATTTTAAACTGCAAAAAAGCCACCTCAGTGAGTTATCAACAAATCTTTATTGATGTATTAGGGCTAGATCCACTTGAAGCAACATTGAGCGAGCTACAGCGACTCGCAACAGAAAAAGGCTATGGCGATATTGCTGCAAATGAAACACACAAAGACACGTTGTTACAGTTGTTATTCTGTATGGAAGTCGAGCCAAAAATAGGTATTGAAGCGCCTTGCTTTGTGTATCACTTTCCAGCCTCGCAAGCGGCATTGGCGCAATTAAATCCAGATGACACTCGCGTAGCAGGGCGCTTTGAGTTGTATTTTAAAGGCATGGAATTGGCCAATGGCTTCAATGAACTCACGGATAGCAAAGAGCAAGCAGCGCGTTTTGCGGAAGATAACCAGTTAAGGGTGCAAATGGGCTTGCCAGAAGTGGCTGCAGATGAGCGCTTTTTAGCGGCGCTCGCACATGGTTTACCACAATGTTCGGGTGTGGCGCTAGGCATTGACAGGTTAGTGATGTTAGCGACGGATAAGTCGTCAATTAAAGAGGTGATAGCCTTCGATGTCACACGTGCCTAATCCCCGCCATCTTTCAAACCTTACCTTTGTTGGCTAAGTTGTATTTTGGAGCGCCAGTCCGAGTTCAATCACATAGATACCTATGCTCATGAACTCACTTGCTTGCCGCCTCGGTATAATTTGAAATCTATAGGGAATATATAAAGCTACTTCTTCTTACCTCACGAAGCGGCGTAATTCATCTTGCGTCGTTTGGGTGAGCTTTTGAGCTTGTTGGCACTGCTCTGAAGCCGCATCAATTTGCTGTTTTGCTTGTTGCGCTAGTTCAACAATATTGAGCACCGTTTGATGAGTGTGGTTTTGCGTTGTTTCAAGTTGATGCACTTCACCGACGATGGCTTCGAGCTGTGTTTGGTTATGCTCAAAGTCGTCACACATGCTAGCAAATCCACCAGATGTTTCGCTGATGGCTTTTTCTGCAGCACCCGAATGATTAATAAGTTGTTGTGACTCTTGATGTGTTTCACCGACTAGCACATCCATTTGGTTAATGAAGTCACTGATTTGACGAGTCGCATCGTTTACTTTAACTGATAAGTTGCGTACTTCATCCGCAACCACCGCAAAACCTCGACCAGCTTCGCCTGCACGAGCTGCTTCGATGGCAGCATTCAGTGCCAGTAAGTTAGTTTGATCAGAAAACTCTTCAACCATTTTGAGAATGCTACGTATATTGTCACTGTTCTCTTTTAACCCAGCGACAGTGTTTGCGAAATTACCAAGCAATTGCGTAATATGCTGAATTTCGCCTACTAAAGTAGACAAAGACTGCGATGATCCACGAACAAAGTGCAGGCTTTCGGTGTTGGCTTGATATACATTATCAGTATTACCAACAATGCTTTGTAGGCTATGTGTAACTTGGTCACTGGCAGCAATGATTGAGTCGCTACTAGAAATTTGTTGTGCACCCAATTCAGAAGTTTGTTGCATTGAGCGAGTGACTTCTTGGTTAGAGTTAGCTGCAACTTCTGCACTGCGATAAGTTGTGTTAAGTAACTCACTCAAACGACTGGTAAAATGATTATATTGTTCGCTTACTTCTCTAAATTCATCGTAGGTAAATTGCGGTAACTTAGCCTCAAGGTTGCCATCATCTCTATTTATTTGTTCCAACGTATCGCGCATAGCTTTTATCGGGCGAACTATTAAAAAACGCATATAGAATAGCGTAAAGATAAAGCCACCTATGGCGCCAAGTGACATTAGCCAAAATAGACCTGTGCCTTGACTATCTTCTGTTAGCTCAGCATACAGCCAAAATAAAGTGATGAGCTGAAAAGCAAACAAAAAGCTTAGGTTACCGAATATCTTTCTAGAGAGAGTAAAAAAGAAACTCTGTTCAATTTGATTATATAAACTCATGTATAGACTCATATTTTGGCTCTTAATTGTCGCCATTTTCTTTTAATCTTAGAACATACTAGGGATTTCTTGCATTATCGCGACAAAATCATTTTTGCGTAACATGGAAAGTTACTAAAAATCCCATCAACACCTAAGCGCTGCATTTCTTCTATTTCTTGTTGTTTATCGACCGTATAGGTCATCACCTTTAGCCCTCTTTGCTTTGCATCAGCGACAAACTCATGATTAATAAAATTTTTATCTAGATGAACGCTGTAAGCATGGAGATTTTCTGCAAAGTAAGCGTAGTTAAGGGGAATAGACGCGGTTAAAGCACCTATTTTTACCCAAGGCAGGTTTTGTTTAAGCCACTTTAGCTGATGGTGATCAAATGAAGAGATGAGCAGTTGCTCACGCTCAATGATGCCCTCAGCTACGTTTTTCTCGAGCGTACTGACTAGTTTATCCAGGCCAAAAGTATGTTTTAGCTCAAGATTGATTTGAGTTTGAGTGTTTATTAACTCAAGCACTTGCTGCAAGTTAAGAACTTTTTGGCCATCGCCAGCGTCAAGAGTGTTAATTTCAGAGAATGGTGTATCGACGACTCGTCCCTGACCATTCGTTGTACGGTCTAACCAAGAGTCATGAATAATGACAAAATCATCGGCACAACTTTGAACATCGAGCTCTATGCCATCGACTTGTGCTTGCAAAGCAGCAGTAATGGCTAAAGTTGTATTTTCAGGATAATTACCACTTGCACCTCGGTGCGCAAATATTTGCATTAGGCTTTTTTCCTTGTGATTGACCAAGTTTCAAAACAGGCTGCACTGACGACCAGTAAACCGCCGATTAAGGTCATCATATTTGGCTGTTCTGACAATAGCATAAAAGCCAATACGGTGCCGTACAAGGGTTGTAAACAAGAAATTAACCCGGCTGTAGTTGCAGATAAGAACCTTAAACTGCTTGCAAATAGTGCATGCGGCGCTGCGGTAAAAATAATACCAGCCAATAACAGTAACCATATATCTTGTTCGGGCAAGTCTGTCGGCCCAACATCAACGAAGGCACATAACATTAAACAAGCTACTATGGTTTGGTAGAGCATGGTTTGAGGACCGCCATAGCTTGAGAAGTATTGTTTTTGTAATAGGTTTCTTAATGCAAATAACAGCCCAGAGAATACACCTGTGATTATTCCTAGCGTCACGTCATTCCCCAAACTGGCCTCTGGTACCAATAAATAAATCCCGAATAAAACGGTTATGGCACTGATGATGTCTTTGCTTTTAAGTTTCTGTTTATTGAAAAAGGGCTCTAAGAAGACCGTGATCACCGGGTAGGTAAAGAAAGCGATGATGCCAGTTGCAATGCCAGCTAATTGCATGCCAGCAAAATAAGTAACCCAGTGTAACCCAACCACAATGCCTAAAATTATGGCAATACCGTAATCTTTTTTGTGATTTAGGGCGATGGCTTTGCCTTGAAATTTGAGTAAACAAACGAGGGCAATAAAGGCGATAGCTGTACGGTACACCGTGATATCAAGCGCTGATAAGCCTATGAGTTTAGAAAACAGCGCAGTACCGCCGAACAGCAGTACCGCAGTATGTAGCTGAATAAGAGCTGATTGTTCTGAGCGCATGAATATATCGTATTGTCTTTTTTCCGAGTCTATCATTGATGACACTTGTCACTAAACAAATTATGAATAGCAGTTAGTCTATGATAAGTATATGTACCTATTATATTTAGCCTAATACCATAATTGATGATTTGATTTGGAAAAGAGATGAACTTGCTTAATAAACCTCACAACATGGCGCTGGCTCACCCTAAGAAAAAGTTTTGGAATTGGGGGCCGCTGTTTTTCTCAAGCTTTTTCTTTTTTCCCTTGCTGACTAATTGGCAAGAGTTATCTTTGAGCGATATCGCGGCACAGCTAGCTATCTATGCGTTATTTGTCTTTTTATATGGTATTGCACTTTATAAAAAAGGTGAGTCGGTCACTCCTAGCTTGGCGGCTATGGCTTTACTCTGTTGTTTAGGTACATATGTGACCTATGGTACTCATTCTTTATTTGGCTTTATTGGCTTTTTCTGTGGTTTTAATTATCGCCGAAAGCAAAGTTTCATGATGATGGCAGCATTGCTGGTGGTAATTATTATTAGTGCATTGTTATTTGTGCCTGTGAAATCACTCTATTTTGTTTCTCCTGCTGCGATTGTCAGTATCGGCTTGTTTATTTTTGGCATGATGGAGCAAAGAGAGCGACTTTATCGTGACCAGCAAGAAAAAGATCAACAGCAAATAGAGCAGTTAGGTGCGATTGCTGAGCGAGAACGTATAGCTAGAGACTTACATGATCTATTAGGCCACTCTCTTTCATCTATTGCACTTAAAGCAGAGCTTGCCAGTAAATTAACAGCGGCAGGAGCTAATGCGCAGGCTTCACAAGAGTCAGAGCAAGTTGCGCAATTAGCTCGAGATTTATTAAGTGAAGTGCGCCAAGCAGTTTCAGGATTAAAGCAAGTAGGCTTCTATGCACAGATAGATGTGTTAGTTACTCGCTTGCAAGATGCGGGTTTTATTGTTGAGCAATCAATTGAGCGTGTTTCATTAAGTGCAGAACAAGAATCTAATTTGTGTTTTATTTTTAAAGAGGCGGTGACTAATATTATCCGCCATAGCAAAGGAAAGTATGTTAAATTACATGTAAGTTCCCATAATGGGGTTGTGGAGTTGTTGATCCAAGATGATGGTATCGTTAAAAAATACCAATGCGGAAATGGCGTCGAAGGGATCAAAGACAGAGTAGCGACACTTCAGGGACAGTGCGACATTTGCACTGATTCAGGTATGGCCATTAATATTCAATTTAAGGAGCGCATTGTATGATCAAAGTGCTAGTGGTCGAAGATCAAGGGTTAGTCCGAGGGGCTATCAGTGCTTTACTTGGATTAGATGTACAAATAGAAGTTGTTGCGCAAGCACAAGATGGCTTAGAAGGTTTGAAAGTACTTCACGAGCAAGATATTGACATTGTGTTGACTGATATTGAAATGCCAAATATGACAGGGCTCGAACTTGCTGAGCAAGTCATAGAAAGATTTACAGACTGCAAAGTGGTTATTATGACTACCTTTTCTAGAGCTGGGTATATCAGAAGGGCTATGTCTATGGGGGTGAAAGGTTTTGTGCTTAAAGAAGCGCCCAGCGAGTATTTAGTAAACACCCTTAAAAAAGTCATGGTAGGACAAAAAGTAATTGACCCTGAGTTGGCAATGAGCGCTTTAGAAGACAGAGATCCTCTCACTGAGAAAGAACGTAAAGCATTACGTTTTGCCAGCGATGGATTAAAAACAGCGGAAATTGCAGAAAAACTGTTCTTGAGTGAAGGCACAATTCGAAATTATTTGTCAGAAGCGATTGCAAAGTTAAATGCAACAAACCGTGTTGACGCGGCCCGAATAGCTAGACAAAAAGGCTGGCTATAATTATTGACGATGTACAGCGTTGTTAAAAGATGAATAAAAGTCATCTAGAGTAATGTGTTTACTCTATTAAAAAGCTTTAAAATCATATTTTTAAATATTAAACTCATCCTAATTTCTTAGTTCAAAATAAGTGGATTATGCAAGAGCTACATTTCGCGATGCCAATTATGTCGCTAACAGCGATCATTTCTGCCGGTGTAATGACCCTGAATTGGTTCATGTATCAGAGTGCCGATGGCGTAAAGCAATGGATGTACTCTATGCAGTTGATGGCACTGACCTGTTTGCTCTTAATTGGCATTAGCTATCAACCAGAAATCATTACTTTTATCGCTTTAACAAGTTTATTCGCTTCTTTTTATTTCTTTGTAAACGGTACTGAAAAGTTCTTTAGATTAGCGCACTCCTATA
The Pseudoalteromonas phenolica genome window above contains:
- the epmA gene encoding elongation factor P--(R)-beta-lysine ligase, with the protein product MSEINWAPSADIQTLKQRAVIIAKIRQFFAERDVMEVETPSLSAASVTDVHLATFATEFVGPGNAEGLPLYMQTSPEFAMKRLLAAGSGAIYQLAKAFRNEESGRHHNPEFTMLEWYRPGFDEFDLMNEIDELMQLILNCKKATSVSYQQIFIDVLGLDPLEATLSELQRLATEKGYGDIAANETHKDTLLQLLFCMEVEPKIGIEAPCFVYHFPASQAALAQLNPDDTRVAGRFELYFKGMELANGFNELTDSKEQAARFAEDNQLRVQMGLPEVAADERFLAALAHGLPQCSGVALGIDRLVMLATDKSSIKEVIAFDVTRA
- a CDS encoding glycerophosphodiester phosphodiesterase, with the translated sequence MQIFAHRGASGNYPENTTLAITAALQAQVDGIELDVQSCADDFVIIHDSWLDRTTNGQGRVVDTPFSEINTLDAGDGQKVLNLQQVLELINTQTQINLELKHTFGLDKLVSTLEKNVAEGIIEREQLLISSFDHHQLKWLKQNLPWVKIGALTASIPLNYAYFAENLHAYSVHLDKNFINHEFVADAKQRGLKVMTYTVDKQQEIEEMQRLGVDGIFSNFPCYAKMILSR
- the epmB gene encoding EF-P beta-lysylation protein EpmB, which gives rise to MIQTNEVNLHSNWQKELANVVTCPKTLVKMLGINSHFSEKDLEARRLFPMRVPLPFIKKMRFGDPNDPLLLQVLPQHQEFITQIGYNKDPLEEQQSAIPGLLHKYRSRVLVMFKTGCAVNCRYCFRRHFPYQDNQVNKQALLEVIEYLKNHTQVNEVILSGGDPLMAKDNAISWFLEQLEQLPQIKRLRIHSRLPVVIPARITPELCERFKASPLKIIFVNHINHGNEIDDDFERAMQMLKQANVTLLNQAVLLKGINDTVEAQVALSERLFEADILPYYLHLLDKVEGASHFDMSEEAALTLMAGMLAELPGFLVPKLVREIGGKTSKTPIDLQLR
- a CDS encoding methyl-accepting chemotaxis protein, whose translation is MSLYNQIEQSFFFTLSRKIFGNLSFLFAFQLITLFWLYAELTEDSQGTGLFWLMSLGAIGGFIFTLFYMRFLIVRPIKAMRDTLEQINRDDGNLEAKLPQFTYDEFREVSEQYNHFTSRLSELLNTTYRSAEVAANSNQEVTRSMQQTSELGAQQISSSDSIIAASDQVTHSLQSIVGNTDNVYQANTESLHFVRGSSQSLSTLVGEIQHITQLLGNFANTVAGLKENSDNIRSILKMVEEFSDQTNLLALNAAIEAARAGEAGRGFAVVADEVRNLSVKVNDATRQISDFINQMDVLVGETHQESQQLINHSGAAEKAISETSGGFASMCDDFEHNQTQLEAIVGEVHQLETTQNHTHQTVLNIVELAQQAKQQIDAASEQCQQAQKLTQTTQDELRRFVR
- a CDS encoding YgiQ family radical SAM protein, with product MNALKAERALFSYPKYWAECYGNAPFLPTTRQEMDELGWDSCDIVLVTGDAYVDHPSFGMAVIGRVLEAQGFRVGIIAQPDWSNKDAFMSLGKPNLFFGVTAGNMDSMINRYTAEKRMRHDDAYTPGNVGGKRPDRAVVVYSQRCREAYKDVPLVIGGIEASLRRIAHYDYWQEKVRRSIIFDAKADILIYGNAERPLVEVAHRIAAGDDISQIQNIRGTAVIRKEPLDGWRGSDSTAIDKVGKIDPIPNPYGADDVGCSKSEFAKAGIDLKAEEAKPIVVQPPKLKPWEKAYVKLPAFEQVSVNKPLYAHASRILHQETNPGCARALYQRHGDRYVWVNPPAFPLETEEMDMVFGLPYQRVPHPKYGNEKIPAYDMIKTSVNIMRGCFGGCSFCSITEHEGRIIQSRSEESILDEIEQIRDKVPGFTGVISDLGGPTANMYKLRCKSKKAESTCRRLSCVFPDICKHMDTDHTPTINLYRKARDVKGIKKILIASGVRYDLAIEDPRYVKELVSHHVGGYLKIAPEHTESGPLSKMMKPGMGAYDKFKELFDKYSKEAGKKQYLIPYFISAHPGTTDEDMVNMALWLKAHDFKLDQVQNFYPSPMANATTIYHTEMNSLRNIKNNKEVVSVPKGARQRRLHKAILRYHDPAGWPMIREALRNMGKANLIGGGPNCLVPDETRQEKAQRGKKGTGHGQQARKGGKPALTRHTGFSQFKKANTKPRVGANKQRANKPK
- a CDS encoding DMT family transporter: MRSEQSALIQLHTAVLLFGGTALFSKLIGLSALDITVYRTAIAFIALVCLLKFQGKAIALNHKKDYGIAIILGIVVGLHWVTYFAGMQLAGIATGIIAFFTYPVITVFLEPFFNKQKLKSKDIISAITVLFGIYLLVPEASLGNDVTLGIITGVFSGLLFALRNLLQKQYFSSYGGPQTMLYQTIVACLMLCAFVDVGPTDLPEQDIWLLLLAGIIFTAAPHALFASSLRFLSATTAGLISCLQPLYGTVLAFMLLSEQPNMMTLIGGLLVVSAACFETWSITRKKA
- a CDS encoding sensor histidine kinase codes for the protein MNLLNKPHNMALAHPKKKFWNWGPLFFSSFFFFPLLTNWQELSLSDIAAQLAIYALFVFLYGIALYKKGESVTPSLAAMALLCCLGTYVTYGTHSLFGFIGFFCGFNYRRKQSFMMMAALLVVIIISALLFVPVKSLYFVSPAAIVSIGLFIFGMMEQRERLYRDQQEKDQQQIEQLGAIAERERIARDLHDLLGHSLSSIALKAELASKLTAAGANAQASQESEQVAQLARDLLSEVRQAVSGLKQVGFYAQIDVLVTRLQDAGFIVEQSIERVSLSAEQESNLCFIFKEAVTNIIRHSKGKYVKLHVSSHNGVVELLIQDDGIVKKYQCGNGVEGIKDRVATLQGQCDICTDSGMAINIQFKERIV
- a CDS encoding response regulator transcription factor — translated: MIKVLVVEDQGLVRGAISALLGLDVQIEVVAQAQDGLEGLKVLHEQDIDIVLTDIEMPNMTGLELAEQVIERFTDCKVVIMTTFSRAGYIRRAMSMGVKGFVLKEAPSEYLVNTLKKVMVGQKVIDPELAMSALEDRDPLTEKERKALRFASDGLKTAEIAEKLFLSEGTIRNYLSEAIAKLNATNRVDAARIARQKGWL
- the efp gene encoding elongation factor P, whose product is MANYSTNEFKGGLKIMIDGEPCTILENEMVKPGKGQAFNRVKIRKLISGKVLEKTFKSGDSVEGADVMETELAYLYTDGEFWHFMNNDTFEQIAADEKAMGDNVKWLVENDVCTITLWNGNPIAVTPPNFVELEITDTDPGLKGDTAGTGGKPATLTTGAVVRVPLFVQIGEVVKVDTRSGEYVGRVK